One Phaseolus vulgaris cultivar G19833 chromosome 2, P. vulgaris v2.0, whole genome shotgun sequence DNA window includes the following coding sequences:
- the LOC137809429 gene encoding uncharacterized protein, translating into MKKKVIVSRDVTFAEYEEWQWNAATEIDSKKRYIYVLNNDMEDGVTLEALAVQPEVAVQPEVVQPTTNNLLLATGYLQTQSYYLLSTCNLLPATYYLLPATCNLLPPTWYLVPTTCNLLSATIYCNLLPSTCYLLDVIFDLLPATYYLLHVPAICYLLPPPCNLQPVICYLQPTTATCNLLPTVIYLLAATYYMLHATYYLLPTTCYLQLATCYLQPAFIYL; encoded by the exons atgaaaaagaaggtgattgttagtcgtgatgttacatttgccgaatatgaggaatggcaatggaatgcAGCAACTGAAATAGATTCGAAAAAAcgatatatttatgttttgaacAATGATAtggaagatggagtcactcttgaagcacttgcagttcaacctgaagttgcagttcaacctgaagtt GTGCAACCTACAACCAACAACTTGTTACTTGCAACCGGCTACCTACAAACTCAATCTTACTACCTGCTATCTACTTGCAACCTCctacctgcaacctactacctgctacctgctacctgcaacctgctacctccTACCTGGTACCTAGtacctactacctgcaacctCCTATCTGCTACCATCTACTGTAACCTCCTACCTTCTACCTGCTATCTGCTAGATGTTATCTTCGACCTtctacctgcaacctactacctaCTACATGTACCTGCTATTTGTTACCTACTACCTCCaccctgcaacctgcaacctgttaTTTGCTACCTTCAACCTACaactgctacctgcaacctgttgCCCACAGTTATCTACCTACTAGCAGCTACCTACTACATGTTACATGCTACCtattacctgctacctactacttGTTACTTACAACTtgctacttgctacctgcaacctgctttCATCTACCTGTAA